One part of the Candidatus Poribacteria bacterium genome encodes these proteins:
- a CDS encoding VOC family protein, producing MQRMFPSFCVASYDEAVRFYIDWLGFQIDWEYGSPTSPVYSQVSRDGLALHLSVQPDGSFQSNCVAHVDDIRALHREWKAKRPDWDGEVYETPWRVLRIDLHDPFGNHIAVQQALP from the coding sequence GTGCAGCGGATGTTCCCGTCGTTCTGCGTCGCGTCGTATGACGAAGCGGTGCGGTTCTACATCGACTGGCTCGGATTCCAGATCGACTGGGAATACGGTTCGCCGACGAGTCCCGTGTACTCCCAGGTGTCGCGCGACGGTCTCGCCCTGCATCTGTCCGTACAGCCGGACGGATCATTCCAGAGCAACTGCGTCGCCCATGTGGACGACATCAGGGCGCTGCACCGCGAGTGGAAAGCCAAGCGTCCCGACTGGGACGGCGAAGTCTACGAGACGCCTTGGCGCGTTCTGCGGATTGATCTGCACGACCCGTTCGGGAACCACATCGCCGTCCAGCAGGCGCTGCCCTAG